One window of Hymenobacter sp. BRD128 genomic DNA carries:
- a CDS encoding patatin-like phospholipase family protein gives MPPVAESLPITLSLALSGGGARGIAHLGVLAALDELGLPVGRLAGVSSGAIASAFYAAGVAPREVLKLFQAVNVVRLTRPIFGQRGLLGLEAVEQLLARHLGPGLRFEDLRLPLTLAATDLVAGETVYFSQGPLLPPLLASSAVPIIYRPVEYQGKLLVDGGLLNNLPVEPLLTRPGGAPVVGVHCNPLNREATLPTLRRVLERTLQLAINSNTLARQAQCDLLLEPPALLNYRPLDYRKSVELFDIGYRYTLSQGAALRALLPAAGAASAAVSG, from the coding sequence ATGCCGCCAGTTGCTGAGTCGCTCCCCATTACCTTATCGCTAGCCCTATCGGGCGGCGGGGCGCGGGGCATTGCGCACCTGGGCGTGCTGGCGGCGCTCGATGAGCTGGGTTTGCCGGTGGGCCGGCTGGCGGGCGTGAGCTCGGGGGCCATCGCGAGCGCGTTTTACGCGGCGGGCGTGGCACCCCGCGAAGTACTGAAGCTGTTTCAGGCCGTGAACGTGGTGCGGCTCACGCGGCCGATATTCGGCCAGCGCGGCCTGCTGGGGCTAGAGGCCGTGGAGCAATTGCTGGCCCGGCACCTGGGGCCAGGGTTGCGGTTTGAAGACCTGCGCCTGCCGCTGACCCTGGCGGCCACCGACCTGGTGGCGGGCGAAACGGTGTACTTCAGCCAGGGGCCACTGTTGCCGCCGCTGCTGGCTTCGTCGGCAGTGCCGATTATCTACCGGCCGGTCGAGTATCAGGGCAAGCTGCTTGTAGATGGCGGCCTGCTCAATAACCTGCCCGTGGAGCCGCTGCTCACTAGGCCCGGCGGCGCGCCGGTGGTGGGCGTGCACTGCAACCCGCTCAACCGGGAGGCTACCCTGCCCACCCTGCGCCGGGTGCTGGAGCGCACCTTGCAGCTAGCCATCAACTCCAACACTCTGGCCCGGCAGGCGCAGTGCGACCTGCTGCTGGAGCCGCCCGCGCTGCTCAATTACCGCCCGCTCGACTACCGCAAATCCGTCGAACTATTTGACATTGGCTACCGCTACACGCTGAGTCAGGGGGCCGCGCTGCGGGCGCTGCTGCCCGCGGCGGGTGCGGCATCGGCCGCCGTTTCTGGCTAG
- a CDS encoding 1-acyl-sn-glycerol-3-phosphate acyltransferase: MAARKTSTFWYYIAKAILGVAGWKQTGQIPPEIKKCMMIAAPHTSNWDLIMARAAFYIMDVDVRFTVKSEWTENPVLGWLVKAIGALPVNRSRNNSLVDGMVQLFNQHNELVILITPEGTRAYQPKWRKGFYYAALEAGVPIVLGFLDYSKREAGVGPVFWPTGDYEKDLEEIKAFYRTKKGRFPEKGVR, translated from the coding sequence ATGGCTGCGCGCAAAACCTCTACGTTCTGGTACTACATCGCTAAGGCAATTTTAGGCGTGGCCGGCTGGAAGCAAACCGGCCAGATTCCGCCCGAAATCAAGAAGTGCATGATGATTGCGGCCCCGCACACCAGCAACTGGGACCTCATCATGGCCCGCGCCGCCTTCTACATTATGGACGTGGACGTGCGCTTCACGGTAAAGAGCGAGTGGACCGAAAACCCCGTGCTAGGCTGGCTGGTAAAGGCCATCGGCGCGCTGCCCGTCAACCGCAGCCGCAACAACAGCCTCGTCGATGGCATGGTGCAGCTCTTTAACCAGCACAATGAGCTCGTTATCCTCATCACGCCCGAAGGCACCCGCGCCTACCAGCCCAAGTGGCGCAAGGGCTTCTACTACGCGGCGCTGGAGGCCGGCGTACCCATCGTGCTAGGCTTCCTCGACTACTCTAAGCGCGAGGCCGGCGTGGGGCCGGTGTTCTGGCCCACCGGCGACTATGAGAAGGACTTAGAAGAAATTAAAGCCTTTTACCGCACTAAAAAAGGCCGCTTCCCGGAGAAGGGCGTGCGGTAG
- a CDS encoding DUF4159 domain-containing protein: MLKSLLLTLAASLLLTTTAAVPPAAPSYQIAKLHYGGGGDWYANKTSLPNLIGFCNQALHTNIAPDEATVELDAPELPSYPFLHMTGHGNVSFTQAEAQNLRKYLLGGGFLHIDDNYGLDKFIRPQMKKVFPELEFVELPFSHPIYHQKYQFPRGLPKVHEHDGKRPQGFGLVYKGRLVCFYTYECDLGNGWEDVGTYPEDTPAVHDAALRMGANLVAYALTQD, translated from the coding sequence ATGCTAAAATCCTTATTACTGACGCTCGCCGCTAGCCTCCTGCTCACCACCACTGCCGCCGTGCCGCCCGCCGCGCCCAGCTACCAAATCGCCAAGCTGCACTACGGCGGCGGGGGCGACTGGTACGCCAACAAAACGAGCCTGCCCAACCTCATCGGTTTCTGCAACCAGGCGCTGCACACCAACATCGCCCCCGACGAGGCCACCGTGGAGCTCGACGCGCCCGAGCTGCCCAGCTACCCCTTCCTGCACATGACCGGCCACGGCAACGTGAGCTTCACCCAGGCCGAGGCCCAGAACCTGCGCAAGTACCTGCTCGGCGGCGGCTTCCTGCACATCGACGACAACTACGGCCTCGACAAGTTCATCCGCCCCCAGATGAAGAAGGTCTTCCCCGAGCTGGAGTTCGTGGAGCTGCCCTTCTCCCACCCCATCTACCACCAGAAATATCAGTTCCCGCGCGGCCTGCCCAAGGTGCACGAGCACGATGGCAAGCGCCCCCAGGGCTTCGGCCTCGTGTATAAAGGCCGCCTGGTGTGCTTCTACACCTACGAGTGCGACCTCGGCAACGGCTGGGAAGACGTGGGCACCTATCCCGAAGACACCCCTGCCGTGCACGACGCGGCCCTGCGCATGGGCGCCAATCTGGTGGCTTACGCCCTCACGCAGGACTAA
- a CDS encoding RtcB family protein: protein MTTGKDLLDLGFKSGKWFKDALAHINAHGLEGAVRLAYLDTVKPPAELPLRPAPLPYFENIRAETAVEQQNIDAVRLSMQQLMRTPTVVTGAVMPDACPAGPVGTIPVGGVVVARQAIHPGMHSADICCSVMLTNLGRLDPKTVLDVAQQVTHFGPGGRLPERQYALPAALRAEFAANPFLSSEKTLSLAQEHLGTQGDGNHFLYVGTSAATGDTVLVTHHGSRGVGARLYTEGMKVAERFRQQLSPETAPANAWLPADSPEGEAYWAALQLVRQWTKLNHLCLHDDVAQRLQAPVQQRFWNEHNFVFRAGELYYHAKGATPLDPQFMPDITGPRIIPLNMAEPILIVEGETTANNLGFAPHGAGRNLSRTRHKYSKASKTQQQWFDEETRGIDARFFFNEIDISELPSAYKNAVQVQQQIAEFRLARTVDEIRPYGCIMAGDWEKNAPWRVKKRQEKKI, encoded by the coding sequence ATGACCACCGGCAAAGACCTCCTCGACCTCGGCTTCAAATCGGGCAAGTGGTTTAAAGACGCCCTGGCGCATATCAACGCCCACGGGCTGGAAGGCGCGGTCCGGCTAGCCTACCTCGACACCGTGAAGCCGCCGGCCGAGCTGCCGCTGCGGCCCGCGCCGCTGCCCTACTTCGAGAATATCCGGGCCGAAACGGCCGTGGAGCAGCAGAACATCGACGCCGTGCGGCTCTCGATGCAGCAACTCATGCGCACGCCCACCGTGGTGACGGGCGCCGTGATGCCCGATGCCTGCCCGGCCGGGCCGGTGGGCACCATTCCGGTGGGTGGCGTGGTGGTGGCGCGCCAGGCCATTCACCCCGGTATGCACTCGGCCGACATCTGCTGCTCGGTGATGCTGACCAACCTGGGCCGCCTCGACCCCAAAACGGTGCTCGACGTGGCCCAGCAGGTGACGCACTTCGGGCCGGGCGGGCGGCTGCCCGAGCGCCAGTACGCGCTGCCCGCTGCGTTGCGAGCCGAGTTTGCCGCTAACCCATTTCTAAGCTCCGAGAAAACCCTGAGCCTGGCGCAGGAGCACCTGGGCACGCAGGGCGACGGCAACCACTTCCTGTACGTGGGCACCTCGGCCGCCACCGGCGACACGGTGCTCGTGACGCACCACGGCTCGCGGGGCGTGGGCGCGCGCCTCTACACCGAGGGCATGAAGGTGGCCGAGCGCTTCCGCCAGCAGCTCTCGCCCGAAACCGCCCCGGCCAATGCCTGGCTGCCCGCCGACTCGCCCGAGGGCGAAGCGTACTGGGCGGCGCTCCAGCTCGTGCGCCAGTGGACCAAGCTCAACCACCTCTGCCTGCACGACGATGTGGCCCAGCGCCTGCAAGCGCCGGTGCAGCAGCGCTTCTGGAACGAGCACAACTTCGTGTTTCGGGCTGGCGAGCTGTATTACCACGCCAAGGGCGCCACGCCGCTCGACCCGCAATTTATGCCCGACATCACCGGCCCGCGCATCATTCCGCTGAACATGGCCGAGCCGATTCTCATCGTGGAGGGCGAAACTACCGCCAACAACCTGGGCTTTGCCCCGCACGGCGCGGGCCGCAACCTCAGCCGCACCCGCCACAAGTACAGCAAGGCCAGCAAAACCCAGCAGCAGTGGTTTGACGAAGAAACGCGGGGCATCGACGCTCGCTTTTTCTTCAACGAAATCGACATTTCGGAGCTGCCCAGCGCCTACAAAAACGCCGTCCAGGTGCAGCAGCAGATTGCCGAGTTCCGGCTAGCCCGCACCGTGGACGAGATTCGGCCCTACGGCTGCATCATGGCCGGCGACTGGGAGAAAAACGCCCCCTGGCGCGTGAAGAAGCGGCAGGAGAAGAAGATATGA
- a CDS encoding 16S rRNA (uracil(1498)-N(3))-methyltransferase, which yields MLTCFAPDLRPDQPTYLLSEEESKHAVRVLRLALGAPVLLVDGHGTLATTVVEDANPKRCTLRLTGHELRPPRPTYTHVAVAPTKNLDRMEWLVEKAVEVGIERLSFLRCARSERRDLKLERLEKIAVSALKQSGQAYLPQLDELIDFDKFIAEIDPATTFIAHLEAGERTALAQVIGAAPRCCVLIGPEGDFSPAEIELALSRGVRPVTLGSARLRTETAALAAVFTAQVVREL from the coding sequence ATGCTCACCTGCTTCGCCCCCGACCTGCGCCCCGACCAGCCCACCTACCTGCTCTCCGAGGAGGAAAGCAAGCACGCCGTGCGCGTGCTGCGGCTAGCCCTCGGCGCCCCCGTGCTGCTCGTCGATGGCCACGGCACCCTGGCCACCACCGTGGTCGAAGATGCCAACCCCAAGCGCTGCACCCTGCGCCTCACCGGCCACGAGCTGCGGCCCCCGCGCCCCACCTACACCCACGTGGCCGTGGCGCCCACCAAAAACCTCGACCGCATGGAGTGGCTCGTCGAAAAAGCCGTGGAAGTCGGCATCGAGCGCCTCAGCTTCCTGCGCTGCGCCCGCTCCGAGCGCCGCGACCTTAAGCTCGAGCGCCTGGAGAAAATCGCCGTCAGCGCCCTCAAGCAGAGCGGCCAGGCCTATCTGCCGCAGCTTGATGAATTAATCGACTTCGACAAGTTTATCGCCGAAATCGACCCCGCCACCACCTTCATCGCCCACCTCGAAGCCGGCGAGCGCACGGCCCTGGCCCAGGTTATCGGGGCCGCGCCGCGCTGCTGCGTGCTCATCGGCCCCGAGGGCGACTTCTCCCCCGCCGAAATTGAGCTGGCGCTGAGCCGGGGCGTGCGGCCCGTCACGCTCGGCAGCGCGCGCCTGCGCACCGAAACGGCCGCGCTGGCCGCCGTGTTCACGGCGCAGGTCGTGCGGGAGCTTTAG